A region from the Solibacillus sp. FSL H8-0523 genome encodes:
- a CDS encoding 5'-3'-deoxyribonucleotidase: protein MKPSIAIDMDQVLADFYSKMCITYNENFGTNFTQEEFLLTTQRDLPREDAKKLFALLNEPEYFRDLAVLDPDCIEVIKELQEHFDIYIATAAMDVPGSFNAKYDWLMEHLPFLKTQNIVFCGNKAVIHTDYLIDDSPRQLASFKGTGILYSMPYNAAEEGYKRVHNWKEIKAYFVEQLQK, encoded by the coding sequence ATGAAACCAAGTATTGCGATTGATATGGACCAAGTGTTAGCGGATTTTTACTCTAAAATGTGCATCACATATAACGAAAATTTTGGAACAAATTTCACACAAGAGGAATTTTTACTAACTACACAGCGTGATTTACCACGTGAGGATGCAAAGAAGTTATTTGCTCTCCTAAATGAACCGGAGTATTTCCGCGATTTAGCAGTCTTAGATCCAGATTGCATTGAGGTTATTAAAGAATTACAAGAACATTTTGATATTTATATCGCGACAGCGGCAATGGATGTACCAGGTTCATTTAATGCAAAGTACGACTGGTTAATGGAGCATCTTCCATTTTTAAAAACGCAAAATATTGTATTTTGTGGCAATAAGGCCGTTATACATACGGATTATTTAATCGACGATAGCCCACGTCAATTGGCGTCGTTTAAAGGAACTGGTATTTTATATTCAATGCCTTACAATGCTGCAGAAGAAGGTTATAAACGCGTGCATAACTGGAAAGAGATCAAGGCGTACTTTGTCGAACAACTACAAAAATAA
- a CDS encoding recombinase family protein has protein sequence MNQTKAVLYCRVSTEKDTQETSLVRQEEELKRYAKSLGYSELSVYKDQHSGYEVDRDGLLDMLDFMKEENIKAIFVQDETRLGRGNARMAVLHLIQKYEATVYTLNDAGPIALNEMDTMLLEILAIVEEYQRRMHNAKIRRGMRRAVENGYMPQNNLKNRGNIEGRERKDVPVEEIVQLRQKGLTFAEIAMTLKGLGIPISKATVHRRYIEYMERLEE, from the coding sequence ATGAATCAAACTAAAGCAGTACTCTATTGCCGTGTTAGTACAGAAAAAGACACGCAAGAAACCTCTCTTGTTCGTCAAGAGGAGGAATTAAAACGCTATGCGAAATCGTTAGGTTATTCAGAGCTTAGCGTCTATAAGGATCAGCATAGTGGCTATGAGGTAGACCGTGATGGCTTACTTGATATGCTTGATTTTATGAAAGAAGAAAATATAAAGGCCATATTCGTACAAGATGAAACACGTTTAGGACGTGGCAATGCACGAATGGCGGTTCTGCATTTGATTCAAAAATACGAAGCAACCGTTTATACGCTAAACGATGCAGGACCAATAGCATTAAATGAGATGGATACGATGCTACTCGAAATTTTAGCCATCGTAGAAGAATATCAACGCCGTATGCACAATGCGAAAATTCGCCGTGGTATGCGACGCGCGGTAGAAAACGGTTATATGCCGCAAAACAATTTAAAAAACCGCGGTAATATCGAAGGACGCGAGCGAAAAGATGTACCGGTCGAGGAAATTGTGCAGCTGCGCCAAAAGGGGTTAACGTTCGCAGAAATCGCGATGACGTTAAAAGGCCTCGGTATCCCAATAAGTAAAGCGACTGTTCATCGCCGTTATATTGAATATATGGAACGACTTGAAGAGTAG
- a CDS encoding VOC family protein, whose amino-acid sequence MIKGLYEAHLPVSNLENSISFYRNLGLEMAYKQDKLAFFWIVKGESWLGLWESDKVELPYHPSIRHIAFRVEQEDIISSKKWLNDKGIAIRTSFGFDEHHQPLVLPNNPHAHAAIYFDDPDGNSIELITPIRLDFQEDFKMMTLEDWLKREE is encoded by the coding sequence ATGATAAAAGGTTTATATGAAGCGCATTTACCAGTCAGTAACCTAGAAAACTCAATTTCATTTTATCGGAATTTGGGATTAGAAATGGCCTATAAGCAGGATAAATTAGCTTTTTTCTGGATTGTAAAAGGAGAAAGTTGGCTTGGGTTATGGGAAAGCGATAAAGTTGAGCTACCTTATCATCCTTCTATACGGCATATCGCATTTCGAGTTGAACAGGAAGATATCATCTCGTCTAAGAAGTGGTTGAATGATAAAGGAATAGCTATTCGCACTTCATTTGGCTTTGATGAACATCATCAACCTCTTGTATTACCTAATAATCCTCATGCACATGCCGCAATATACTTTGATGATCCAGATGGTAACTCAATTGAATTGATTACTCCCATTCGATTAGATTTCCAGGAAGATTTTAAAATGATGACATTAGAAGATTGGTTGAAAAGAGAAGAATAA
- a CDS encoding gamma-glutamyl-gamma-aminobutyrate hydrolase family protein: MKPVIGLTMYDIDKKLDINNAYLDSIEIAGGIPICLPNATEENVDALLDRVDGIVLIGGEDIDPELFGEEPHPNIGRVVRKRDDSDLLLMKRAFERDLPILGVCRGMQIMNVFFGGTILQDIPSQVEGAIGHKQASKRGALAHSVEVLTPKMKVIFEDEVFRVNTFHHQSVGELGEGLILSAVAKDGVIEAMEHEDHPYCISVQWHPEELAPIGNIHAQRLFSSFVEACQTSLVGGKP; this comes from the coding sequence ATGAAACCGGTAATTGGCTTAACGATGTATGACATTGATAAAAAATTAGATATCAACAATGCCTATTTAGATTCAATTGAAATTGCAGGTGGGATTCCGATCTGTTTACCTAATGCGACGGAAGAAAACGTGGATGCTTTATTAGACCGAGTGGACGGTATCGTTTTAATTGGTGGCGAGGATATTGATCCAGAGCTATTTGGCGAGGAGCCACATCCAAATATCGGTCGTGTTGTACGTAAGCGTGACGACAGTGACTTATTGTTGATGAAGCGTGCATTTGAGCGTGATCTACCAATCTTAGGTGTGTGCCGCGGGATGCAAATTATGAATGTCTTTTTTGGGGGTACAATACTGCAAGATATCCCGTCGCAAGTTGAAGGGGCAATTGGTCATAAGCAAGCGTCAAAGCGTGGTGCACTCGCACATAGTGTAGAAGTATTAACACCAAAAATGAAGGTGATTTTTGAAGATGAGGTGTTTCGTGTTAACACGTTCCATCATCAATCAGTAGGGGAGCTCGGTGAAGGGCTTATCTTATCTGCTGTAGCAAAAGATGGGGTCATTGAAGCGATGGAACATGAGGATCATCCATATTGTATTTCCGTACAATGGCACCCAGAAGAACTTGCGCCAATAGGCAATATTCATGCGCAGCGCCTATTTTCAAGCTTTGTAGAGGCATGCCAAACGTCATTAGTAGGAGGAAAACCATGA
- a CDS encoding MerR family transcriptional regulator → MSSEIRRSMPLLSISIVMQLTDLTARQIRYYEEHDLIQPHRTEGNRRMFSLNDVDKLLEIKDMLEQGVNMAGIKKVFEMKDNPALQQANKEISDTELRKILREEMRQAQRMQKSSIRQGDLSRFYQ, encoded by the coding sequence ATGAGTAGCGAAATTCGACGTTCAATGCCACTATTATCTATTAGTATCGTGATGCAGTTAACTGATTTGACTGCGCGCCAAATTCGTTATTACGAAGAACATGATTTAATTCAGCCACACCGTACAGAGGGCAACCGACGTATGTTCTCACTTAACGATGTCGACAAATTATTAGAAATTAAAGATATGCTTGAGCAAGGCGTAAACATGGCGGGCATTAAAAAAGTGTTCGAAATGAAGGACAATCCAGCATTACAACAAGCGAACAAAGAAATCTCAGATACAGAGTTGCGTAAAATTTTACGAGAAGAAATGCGCCAAGCACAGCGTATGCAAAAGTCATCTATCCGACAAGGGGATTTATCACGTTTCTACCAATAA
- the lexA gene encoding transcriptional repressor LexA yields MTQKISKRQQAILAFIKEEVRSKGYPPSVREIGEAVGLASSSTVHGHLARLESKGLIRRDPTKPRAIEVLDQDDLIVSKSSVIHVPLIGKVTAGLPISAIEDIQEYFPLPDKYGAAEDELFMLEIMGESMIEAGILDGDYVIVKKTSTADNGEIVVAMTEEDEATVKRFYKEKTHFRLQPENSSMDPILVNQVSILGKVVGLYRNVH; encoded by the coding sequence TTGACACAAAAAATTTCTAAAAGGCAACAAGCAATTCTAGCTTTTATAAAAGAGGAAGTTCGTTCAAAAGGCTATCCCCCTTCAGTGCGTGAAATCGGTGAGGCTGTAGGTTTAGCTTCTAGTTCAACTGTCCACGGGCATTTAGCTCGTTTAGAAAGTAAAGGGCTTATTCGTCGCGACCCTACCAAACCACGCGCAATCGAAGTATTAGATCAGGACGATTTAATTGTCTCTAAATCAAGTGTCATTCATGTGCCATTAATCGGGAAAGTCACAGCAGGTTTACCGATTTCAGCAATTGAGGATATTCAAGAATACTTCCCTTTACCAGATAAGTACGGTGCAGCAGAAGATGAATTATTCATGCTTGAAATTATGGGTGAATCGATGATTGAAGCTGGCATTTTAGATGGTGACTATGTAATCGTGAAGAAAACATCTACTGCAGATAACGGAGAAATTGTTGTCGCGATGACAGAGGAAGACGAAGCAACGGTAAAACGTTTCTATAAAGAAAAAACACATTTCCGTCTACAACCTGAGAACAGCTCAATGGATCCTATTCTTGTAAATCAAGTATCAATTTTAGGTAAAGTAGTAGGTTTATATCGAAACGTTCACTAA
- a CDS encoding LysM peptidoglycan-binding domain-containing protein, whose product MKKFKLNSFTSTLFAFSALLFVFLLLDDEKIETYEHVMIEQGDTLWSLAETYRGKMAKHDWINFVKKENGLRDEKVVFGQILVVPVEKESYYIANLNQVESSEDKTVKVARNNESN is encoded by the coding sequence ATGAAAAAATTTAAATTAAACAGCTTCACATCAACGTTATTCGCATTTTCTGCATTACTGTTCGTATTTTTACTGTTAGATGATGAAAAAATTGAAACATACGAACACGTAATGATTGAACAAGGTGATACTTTATGGTCGTTAGCTGAAACATATCGTGGTAAAATGGCTAAGCACGATTGGATCAACTTTGTAAAAAAAGAAAATGGCTTACGCGATGAAAAAGTTGTCTTTGGACAAATTTTAGTCGTACCGGTAGAGAAGGAATCTTACTATATTGCCAATCTAAATCAAGTTGAATCATCGGAAGACAAGACAGTTAAGGTAGCGAGAAATAATGAATCAAACTAA
- a CDS encoding DUF896 domain-containing protein, with translation MLSKEKLARINELSKLAKEGKLTEELAKERTALRKEYLDVFRTTMRDTIEHVKVVDEEGNDVTPEKLKQVKAQKGLIN, from the coding sequence ATGTTATCAAAAGAGAAATTAGCTCGTATTAATGAGTTATCGAAATTAGCAAAAGAAGGAAAATTAACAGAGGAATTAGCAAAAGAACGCACAGCACTACGTAAAGAATATTTAGATGTATTCCGTACAACAATGCGTGATACAATCGAGCACGTAAAAGTTGTGGATGAAGAAGGAAACGATGTTACACCAGAAAAATTAAAACAAGTAAAAGCACAAAAAGGCTTAATAAACTAG
- a CDS encoding DNA alkylation repair protein gives MEFETVMQELEALGKERTKKIYMSNGAIEPVFGVTTGSMKPLKKEIKINQQLAEQLYATGNYDAMYFAGVIADPKAMTEADYDRWIDGAYFYMLSDYVVAVTLAESDIAQQVSDKWITSGEELKMSAGWSCYCWLLGNRKDEEFDSKKIQAMLEQVKVEIHNAPPRTQASMNNFVMTVGVSYKPLHDEALRIAHEIGPVEMQREGKVPGVLHAALDIEKQIEKGRIGFKRKYVRC, from the coding sequence TTGGAATTTGAGACAGTCATGCAAGAGCTTGAGGCTTTGGGTAAAGAGCGTACGAAAAAAATCTACATGTCAAACGGTGCAATAGAGCCAGTGTTTGGCGTGACAACGGGATCAATGAAGCCATTAAAAAAAGAAATTAAAATCAATCAGCAATTAGCTGAACAACTATATGCAACAGGCAATTATGATGCGATGTATTTTGCTGGCGTCATTGCCGACCCAAAGGCGATGACAGAAGCCGACTATGACCGCTGGATTGACGGGGCTTACTTTTATATGCTTTCCGATTATGTGGTGGCGGTCACATTAGCTGAATCAGATATCGCGCAGCAGGTGAGCGATAAATGGATTACAAGTGGCGAGGAGCTAAAAATGTCAGCCGGGTGGAGCTGTTATTGCTGGTTACTTGGCAATCGTAAAGACGAAGAGTTTGATTCGAAAAAAATTCAAGCGATGCTAGAGCAGGTGAAAGTAGAAATCCATAACGCGCCACCACGTACTCAAGCGTCAATGAATAATTTTGTAATGACGGTAGGGGTGTCCTATAAACCGTTACATGACGAAGCATTAAGAATTGCCCATGAAATTGGACCAGTTGAAATGCAACGAGAAGGTAAGGTACCTGGAGTTTTGCATGCAGCACTCGACATTGAAAAGCAAATTGAAAAGGGGCGCATCGGCTTTAAGCGTAAATATGTACGTTGCTAG
- the tkt gene encoding transketolase, protein MTQQMDQLAINAIRTLSIDAIEKANSGHPGLPMGAAPMAYTLWTKQLRHNPQNPNWYNRDRFVLSAGHGSMLLYSLLHLGGYGLEMDEIKAFRQWGSKTPGHPEYGHTVGVEATTGPLGQGIAMSVGMAMAERHLAATYNKPGYDVVDHYTFALCGDGDLMEGVAAEAISLAGHLQLDKLIVLYDSNDISLDGDLEKSFSENIQKRFESYNWNYLKVQDGTDIAEINTAIETAKQNTGGPTIIEVKTVIGFGSPNKSGKSDSHGSPLGTDEVVLTKASYAWEHEPFHVPTEVYDTFKAAADVQGVQAENAWNGVFEGYKNEYPELAVQFVNAMDNKLPENFASELPVYEVGQSVATRSSSGDAINALAKTTPSFFGGSADLAGSNKTTIKGAGDFFAETPEGRNIWFGVREFAMGAAMNGMALHGGVNVFGGTFFVFSDYVRPAVRLSALMGLPVTYVFTHDSIAVGEDGPTHEPVEHLASLRAMPNLSVIRPADANESVAAWKLAVSSQSTPTVLVLSRQNLPVLNASTETVYTGVEKGAYVVAPSTKETPDAILIATGSEVSLAVEAQKALLVDGIDASVVSMPSMDRFEQQSKEYKESVLPKSVTKRLAIEMGASFGWHKYVGFEGDVLAIDQFGASAPEKVVLKEYGFTVENVVAKVKAL, encoded by the coding sequence ATGACACAACAAATGGATCAGTTAGCAATTAACGCAATCCGTACATTATCAATCGATGCAATCGAGAAAGCAAATTCTGGTCACCCAGGTTTACCAATGGGTGCAGCACCAATGGCTTACACATTATGGACAAAGCAATTACGTCATAACCCACAAAACCCAAACTGGTATAACCGCGACCGTTTCGTTTTATCAGCAGGCCATGGCTCTATGCTGTTATACAGCTTACTTCACTTAGGTGGCTACGGTTTAGAAATGGATGAGATTAAAGCATTCCGTCAATGGGGCTCTAAAACTCCAGGTCACCCAGAGTATGGTCATACAGTAGGTGTTGAAGCGACGACAGGTCCACTTGGTCAAGGGATTGCGATGTCAGTAGGTATGGCAATGGCTGAACGTCATTTAGCTGCTACATATAACAAACCAGGCTATGATGTAGTAGACCACTATACATTTGCTTTATGTGGTGATGGGGACTTAATGGAAGGGGTTGCAGCAGAAGCAATTTCTCTTGCAGGTCACTTACAATTAGATAAGTTAATTGTGTTATACGATTCAAATGATATTTCACTTGACGGTGATTTAGAAAAGTCATTCTCAGAAAACATCCAAAAACGTTTCGAATCTTACAATTGGAACTACTTAAAAGTACAAGATGGTACAGATATTGCTGAGATTAATACAGCAATCGAAACAGCAAAACAAAATACAGGCGGCCCAACGATTATTGAAGTAAAAACTGTAATCGGTTTTGGCTCTCCAAATAAATCAGGTAAATCGGATTCGCACGGTTCACCACTTGGTACAGACGAAGTTGTGTTAACAAAAGCGTCTTACGCTTGGGAGCACGAACCATTCCATGTACCAACTGAAGTGTATGACACATTCAAAGCAGCAGCAGACGTACAAGGTGTGCAAGCTGAAAATGCTTGGAACGGCGTATTTGAAGGTTATAAAAACGAATACCCAGAACTTGCAGTACAGTTTGTTAATGCAATGGACAACAAATTACCAGAAAACTTTGCGTCAGAATTACCAGTTTATGAAGTAGGTCAATCTGTAGCAACACGTTCTTCTTCAGGTGATGCAATTAACGCGCTAGCAAAAACAACACCATCATTCTTCGGTGGTTCTGCTGACTTAGCAGGTTCAAACAAAACAACAATCAAAGGTGCTGGTGACTTCTTCGCAGAAACTCCAGAAGGCCGTAATATTTGGTTTGGTGTACGTGAATTTGCAATGGGTGCAGCAATGAACGGTATGGCGTTACACGGTGGTGTGAACGTATTCGGCGGTACATTCTTCGTATTCTCTGACTATGTACGTCCAGCAGTGCGTTTATCAGCTTTAATGGGATTACCAGTAACGTATGTGTTCACACATGATTCAATCGCAGTAGGTGAAGATGGCCCAACACATGAGCCAGTCGAGCACTTAGCGTCATTACGTGCAATGCCAAACCTATCAGTAATTCGTCCAGCAGATGCGAACGAATCAGTAGCAGCTTGGAAATTAGCCGTATCAAGCCAATCAACACCAACTGTTTTAGTGTTATCACGTCAAAACTTACCAGTATTAAACGCTTCAACTGAAACTGTGTATACAGGTGTTGAAAAAGGTGCTTATGTAGTTGCGCCATCGACGAAAGAAACACCAGATGCGATTTTAATTGCAACAGGTTCAGAAGTTTCGTTAGCAGTAGAAGCACAAAAAGCTTTATTAGTAGACGGAATCGATGCATCGGTTGTATCGATGCCATCAATGGATCGTTTCGAGCAGCAATCAAAAGAATACAAAGAGTCTGTATTACCGAAATCTGTAACAAAACGTTTAGCAATCGAAATGGGTGCATCATTCGGTTGGCATAAATACGTTGGCTTCGAAGGCGACGTACTAGCAATCGACCAATTCGGTGCTTCTGCGCCTGAGAAAGTTGTATTAAAAGAATACGGCTTCACAGTAGAAAACGTAGTAGCTAAAGTAAAAGCGCTATAA
- the glnA gene encoding type I glutamate--ammonia ligase: MGKYTKDDIKRLVQEEEVKFIRLQFTDILGTIKNVEIPVSQLDKALDNKMMFDGSSIEGFVRIEESDMYLYPDYDSFMVFPWTAEKGKVARFICDIYNPKGEPFAGDPRNNLKRVLKEMEELGFTDFNLGPEPEFFLFKLDAKGEPTLEVNDNGGYFDLAPTDLGENCRRDIVLELEEMGFEIEASHHEVAPGQHEIDFKYADAITACDNIQTFKLVVKTIARKHGLHATFMPKPLFGEAGSGMHFNVSLFKGKENAFYDESTELGLSETAMQFMAGVLKHVQGFTAITNPTVNSYKRLVPGYEAPCYVAWSAQNRSPLIRIPSSRGVSTRVEVRSVDPSANPYLAMAVILEAGLEGIRKAMTPPPAINRNIYVMSEEERQANGIDNLPAALDDALALLAKDEVVQSALGGHIYANFKEAKEIEFDMYRSTVHQWERDQYLKMY, from the coding sequence GTGGGTAAATACACAAAAGACGATATTAAACGTCTTGTACAAGAAGAAGAAGTTAAATTTATTCGTTTACAGTTTACAGACATTTTAGGCACAATCAAAAACGTTGAAATTCCAGTAAGCCAGCTAGATAAAGCACTAGACAACAAAATGATGTTTGATGGTTCTTCAATTGAAGGCTTCGTACGTATCGAAGAATCAGATATGTACTTATACCCTGACTACGATTCGTTTATGGTATTCCCATGGACAGCTGAAAAAGGAAAAGTAGCACGTTTCATCTGTGATATTTATAATCCAAAAGGTGAGCCATTTGCTGGTGACCCACGTAACAACTTAAAGCGTGTGTTAAAGGAAATGGAAGAATTAGGATTCACAGACTTCAACTTAGGGCCTGAGCCAGAGTTCTTCTTATTCAAATTAGACGCAAAAGGTGAGCCAACGTTAGAAGTAAATGACAACGGTGGTTACTTCGACTTAGCACCAACGGACTTAGGTGAAAACTGCCGTCGTGATATCGTTCTTGAACTTGAAGAAATGGGCTTTGAAATCGAAGCTTCTCACCATGAGGTAGCACCAGGTCAACATGAAATCGACTTTAAATATGCAGATGCCATCACAGCTTGTGACAACATCCAAACATTTAAATTAGTAGTAAAAACAATCGCTCGTAAACACGGCTTACACGCAACGTTCATGCCAAAACCATTATTCGGTGAAGCTGGATCGGGTATGCACTTTAACGTGTCATTATTCAAAGGCAAAGAAAATGCATTCTACGATGAGTCAACAGAACTTGGTTTATCTGAAACAGCGATGCAATTCATGGCGGGTGTGTTAAAGCACGTTCAAGGCTTTACAGCGATTACAAACCCAACTGTCAACTCATATAAACGTTTAGTACCGGGTTATGAAGCGCCATGTTACGTAGCATGGTCTGCACAAAACCGTTCTCCACTAATCCGTATCCCATCTTCACGCGGTGTATCAACACGTGTAGAAGTACGTTCGGTGGATCCATCTGCAAACCCTTACTTAGCAATGGCTGTTATTTTAGAGGCTGGTTTAGAAGGTATTCGTAAAGCGATGACACCACCTCCAGCAATTAACCGCAACATCTATGTAATGAGCGAAGAAGAGCGCCAAGCAAATGGTATCGACAACTTACCAGCTGCATTAGACGACGCCCTTGCGTTACTTGCAAAAGATGAAGTTGTTCAATCTGCATTAGGTGGTCACATCTATGCAAACTTTAAAGAAGCAAAAGAAATCGAGTTCGACATGTACCGTTCAACAGTACACCAATGGGAACGCGATCAATACTTAAAAATGTATTAA
- a CDS encoding dienelactone hydrolase family protein → MNTPFTYLHKAPAVQGEKQPAIFLLHGLGSDEKDLLQLVDSFSSQCHIFSLQGPIKHRPGYAFYTFAEEEGKPERRIFDKVLKGVEIFIAEAVKEFDLDETQLYVVGFNQGAAMAQSLAMVMGNKIRGTAALSGYLPEFAALEYSKKTMDGTKIFISHGEYDYDYPLEWAEHAVRFFNDYGTKVTFKTYPVGHGVSPENLQDLIAFIAADLPTTLN, encoded by the coding sequence ATGAATACACCATTTACTTACTTACACAAAGCACCCGCTGTACAAGGGGAAAAGCAACCGGCAATTTTCCTATTACATGGTTTAGGTAGTGACGAAAAGGATTTACTACAATTAGTGGATTCGTTTTCATCACAATGCCATATCTTCAGCTTACAAGGACCGATTAAACATCGTCCTGGCTACGCATTCTATACATTTGCTGAAGAAGAAGGGAAGCCAGAGCGCCGTATCTTTGATAAGGTACTAAAAGGTGTAGAAATCTTTATTGCCGAGGCAGTAAAGGAGTTTGACTTAGACGAAACACAACTTTATGTAGTTGGTTTCAACCAAGGAGCGGCAATGGCACAATCTCTTGCGATGGTCATGGGCAACAAAATTCGTGGTACAGCTGCGCTTAGCGGTTATTTACCAGAGTTTGCAGCACTTGAATATAGCAAGAAAACAATGGATGGTACGAAGATTTTCATCTCACATGGTGAGTATGATTATGATTATCCGTTAGAATGGGCAGAGCATGCGGTGCGCTTCTTCAATGATTACGGTACAAAGGTAACGTTCAAAACCTATCCGGTAGGGCACGGGGTAAGTCCTGAAAACCTACAAGATTTAATTGCCTTTATAGCAGCAGATTTACCAACAACATTAAACTAA
- a CDS encoding DNA helicase — protein sequence MTTKQLQKDITTFIEKVLFLLTKDVDVNKFQQILQDNVNQKRESATSTVEFYDRLMLNMAYFVENQMAWETIVRDTYGKGQVPKMSFLEQELMAQQMRVRNNVAENMDAYTADFHKRYEELQVTDEDVIYDYAYASVGHGLRVDFITLVTKKNAEILTKGNIEETLKIVDGYIAYHCDQIVNKLTLS from the coding sequence ATGACAACAAAACAATTACAAAAAGACATAACAACATTTATCGAAAAAGTACTTTTTTTATTAACAAAAGATGTAGATGTAAATAAGTTTCAGCAAATTCTTCAAGACAATGTCAATCAAAAAAGAGAATCTGCCACGTCAACTGTTGAGTTTTATGATCGTTTAATGTTAAATATGGCGTACTTCGTTGAAAATCAAATGGCATGGGAAACGATTGTTCGTGATACATACGGCAAGGGACAAGTGCCGAAGATGAGCTTTCTAGAGCAGGAATTAATGGCGCAGCAAATGCGTGTTCGAAACAATGTCGCTGAAAATATGGACGCTTACACAGCAGATTTCCATAAACGTTACGAGGAGTTACAAGTAACAGATGAAGACGTGATTTACGATTACGCCTACGCATCGGTTGGGCACGGCTTACGCGTAGACTTCATCACATTAGTGACGAAAAAAAATGCAGAAATTTTAACAAAAGGAAATATTGAAGAAACGTTAAAAATAGTAGATGGTTATATCGCGTATCACTGCGACCAAATCGTCAACAAGCTAACGCTTTCTTAA
- a CDS encoding gamma-glutamyl-gamma-aminobutyrate hydrolase family protein — MKPLIGLTMHPVEGKMEINNTYINVIKRAGGIPLCIPYLDEETVDSVIDSLNGVLLIGGYDVNPLIYGQEPHPKLGMVIDERDQSEILMAKKAFERKMPLLGICRGEQVMNVAFGGTLYQDIDTQVEHVLKHTQASMRHELTHTVELFPSKLQQIIGQDSILTNSFHHQAVDAIAPGFLLNARAKDGVVEGIEHPEHPYCIGVQWHPEGLQNDIPSDKLFKSFIEAAIHYKS; from the coding sequence ATGAAACCACTTATTGGTTTAACAATGCACCCAGTTGAAGGCAAAATGGAAATTAATAATACGTATATTAATGTGATTAAACGCGCGGGTGGGATTCCTCTTTGCATTCCGTATTTAGATGAAGAAACGGTAGATTCTGTAATAGATAGTTTGAATGGTGTGTTATTAATTGGGGGCTATGATGTCAACCCACTTATCTATGGCCAAGAGCCACATCCAAAGCTTGGTATGGTCATTGATGAGCGTGATCAAAGCGAGATCTTAATGGCGAAAAAAGCATTTGAACGCAAGATGCCACTACTCGGGATCTGTCGCGGGGAACAAGTAATGAATGTAGCTTTTGGCGGTACATTATATCAAGATATTGATACACAAGTAGAGCATGTGTTGAAGCATACACAGGCTTCAATGCGTCATGAATTAACGCATACAGTCGAACTGTTCCCATCAAAATTACAGCAAATTATTGGCCAAGATTCGATTTTAACGAACTCTTTCCATCATCAAGCGGTTGATGCCATTGCGCCAGGATTTTTATTGAATGCACGTGCAAAAGACGGTGTAGTAGAAGGGATCGAACATCCCGAGCATCCATATTGTATCGGTGTTCAGTGGCATCCGGAAGGGTTACAAAATGATATACCGTCTGATAAATTATTTAAAAGCTTTATAGAAGCAGCGATTCACTATAAAAGCTAA